The following are encoded together in the Serratia odorifera genome:
- a CDS encoding TenA family protein yields METFSDRLLREHQQVWQAMQQHRFVVDIEQDRLPTRVFNRYLVFEGNFVATAIAIFALGISKAPNITQQRWLIGVLNALVETQITWFERVLSERRINSADYPDDLPGVRHFRDGMLQTARQGRYEHIITMMFGAEWMYYVWCRRASEQSQSDADVRLWVEMHAEEEFYQQARWLKDELDRCAMALGEREKQALSALYGDVLQWEIDFHTAAYEN; encoded by the coding sequence ATGGAAACGTTTAGCGATCGCCTGCTACGCGAACATCAGCAGGTGTGGCAGGCGATGCAGCAGCACCGTTTTGTCGTTGATATTGAGCAGGATCGGTTACCAACCAGGGTATTTAACCGCTATCTGGTCTTTGAGGGTAACTTTGTCGCCACGGCTATCGCGATTTTTGCTCTGGGCATCAGCAAGGCTCCGAATATTACTCAGCAGCGTTGGTTGATCGGTGTACTGAATGCGCTGGTTGAAACGCAGATTACCTGGTTTGAAAGGGTGTTGTCTGAACGCCGGATTAATTCCGCTGATTACCCCGACGATCTGCCCGGTGTACGGCACTTTCGCGATGGTATGTTGCAGACGGCACGGCAGGGGCGTTATGAACATATCATTACCATGATGTTCGGGGCAGAATGGATGTATTACGTCTGGTGCCGACGGGCGAGTGAGCAAAGCCAGAGTGATGCAGACGTCCGGCTCTGGGTAGAAATGCATGCGGAAGAGGAGTTTTACCAGCAGGCTCGCTGGTTGAAGGACGAACTGGATCGCTGCGCCATGGCACTTGGTGAACGCGAAAAGCAGGCGCTGTCGGCGCTGTATGGCGATGTGCTTCAGTGGGAAATAGATTTCCATACTGCAGCGTATGAGAATTAA
- a CDS encoding BtpA/SgcQ family protein has product MISISAEKSNAIQAIFSRSKVVIGVVHCAPFPGTPKYRGKSVGDIIDRALRDAENYLSGGVHGLIVENHGDIPFSKPEDIGPETSALMAVITEKIRQRFGVPLGINVLANAAIPAMATALAGGADFIRVNQWANAYIANEGFIEGAAAKALRYRSKLRAEHIRVFADSHVKHGSHAIVADRSIQELTRDVDFFEADAVIATGQRTGDSATIEEIDEIRAATELPLLVGSGVTPANVCQILGRTQGVIVASTMKVDGVWWNDVDLARVKHFMSVAQAALEEA; this is encoded by the coding sequence ATGATTTCTATCTCAGCAGAAAAATCGAATGCAATACAAGCTATTTTTTCACGTAGTAAAGTCGTTATTGGCGTTGTTCACTGTGCACCTTTCCCAGGCACGCCTAAATATCGAGGAAAATCAGTTGGTGATATTATAGATCGCGCGCTTCGTGATGCGGAAAATTATCTTTCAGGTGGGGTTCACGGACTGATTGTAGAAAACCACGGCGATATTCCTTTTTCCAAACCTGAAGATATTGGCCCTGAAACGTCAGCGCTGATGGCGGTCATTACCGAGAAAATTCGCCAGCGCTTCGGTGTGCCGCTTGGAATTAACGTATTGGCTAACGCCGCGATTCCTGCGATGGCTACCGCATTGGCGGGCGGGGCCGATTTCATCCGTGTAAACCAGTGGGCCAATGCCTATATCGCCAATGAAGGGTTTATTGAAGGGGCTGCGGCCAAGGCATTACGCTACCGCAGCAAGCTGCGTGCTGAACATATTCGCGTCTTTGCCGATAGCCACGTTAAGCACGGCAGTCATGCCATCGTTGCCGATCGCTCGATTCAGGAGCTGACTCGCGATGTGGACTTCTTCGAGGCCGACGCGGTGATTGCCACCGGTCAGCGCACGGGCGATAGCGCCACCATAGAAGAAATTGACGAGATTCGCGCTGCGACAGAATTACCCTTGTTGGTGGGGTCCGGCGTGACACCGGCGAACGTCTGTCAGATCCTCGGACGCACCCAGGGGGTGATCGTCGCCAGCACCATGAAGGTTGATGGCGTATGGTGGAACGACGTTGATCTGGCGAGGGTCAAACATTTTATGTCGGTCGCTCAGGCAGCTCTGGAGGAAGCGTAA
- a CDS encoding PfkB family carbohydrate kinase: MRAYVTGNITVDEAWSISDIPKKGSSIHGIKTSQDIGGKGANQAIILSRCGIETRLIAATGSDSNGIWIRQKIKNEPLTLLPDCNFNQHSDTSIILNIADGDNAIITTTAAADTFGLDDIIPHLADAAVGDILLQQGNFSLDKTRSLFQFAKAQGMTTVFNPSPVNPDFCHLWPLIDIAVVNESEAELLQPYGVKTLVITQGAAGAWLIRDGLRHFCPATSVEALDTTGAGDTFLAVMLASALLRGVEPDDLALAHASRAAAITVSRRGTLSAFPDGNELAALLAKDGAH; encoded by the coding sequence ATGCGAGCTTACGTTACCGGTAATATTACCGTAGATGAAGCATGGTCCATTTCTGATATACCAAAGAAAGGATCATCGATACATGGAATTAAAACCTCTCAGGATATAGGCGGTAAAGGAGCGAACCAGGCAATTATCCTGTCCCGTTGCGGCATCGAAACGCGTTTAATTGCCGCAACAGGGAGTGACAGCAATGGCATCTGGATCCGTCAGAAGATTAAAAATGAACCCCTGACGCTGCTACCCGACTGCAATTTCAATCAACATAGCGACACCTCGATTATTTTAAATATCGCCGATGGTGACAATGCCATTATTACAACCACCGCCGCCGCCGATACATTTGGCCTGGATGATATTATTCCACACCTGGCTGACGCTGCCGTGGGCGATATTCTGTTACAACAGGGGAATTTCTCCCTGGACAAAACTCGCAGCCTGTTTCAGTTCGCCAAAGCGCAGGGTATGACCACGGTATTTAACCCTTCACCGGTTAATCCTGATTTTTGCCACCTGTGGCCACTTATCGACATCGCGGTGGTCAATGAATCCGAGGCAGAGCTACTACAACCTTACGGCGTGAAAACCTTGGTCATTACCCAAGGGGCTGCCGGAGCCTGGCTGATCCGTGATGGCCTGCGCCACTTCTGCCCTGCCACCTCTGTCGAAGCGCTTGATACCACCGGCGCAGGCGATACTTTCCTTGCCGTGATGCTGGCATCTGCGCTGCTGCGCGGGGTGGAGCCGGATGACCTGGCGCTGGCTCATGCCAGCCGCGCTGCCGCCATTACCGTTAGCCGCCGGGGTACGCTCAGCGCGTTTCCTGACGGCAACGAACTCGCCGCCCTGTTAGCCAAGGACGGCGCGCACTAA
- a CDS encoding substrate-binding domain-containing protein, with the protein MMLFNTGKLRFIAIATAMLASVVFISAARAASPTYALVQINQQALFFNLMNKGAQDAAKSSGKDLVIFNSNDNPVAQNDAIENYIQQGVKGILVAAIDVNGIMPAVREAAAANIPVIAIDAVLPAGPQAAQVGVDNIEGGRIIGKYFVDYVQKEMGGQARLGIVGALNSAIQNQRQKGFEETLKSNPKITIANVVDGQNVQDKAMTAAENLITGNPDLTAIYATGEPALLGAIAAVENQGRQKDIKVFGWDLTAKAISGIDSGYVTAVLQQDPEQMGAEALKALNSITSGKTVPKTILVPATVVTKANVDSYRSLFK; encoded by the coding sequence ATGATGTTATTTAACACCGGAAAACTGCGTTTTATTGCTATAGCAACGGCGATGCTGGCATCAGTTGTTTTTATTTCTGCTGCCCGTGCTGCGAGTCCGACTTATGCCTTGGTACAAATCAATCAGCAGGCTCTGTTTTTTAATTTGATGAATAAAGGCGCGCAGGATGCAGCGAAGTCCAGCGGCAAGGATTTAGTTATTTTTAACTCCAATGATAATCCGGTTGCGCAAAATGACGCGATTGAAAATTATATTCAGCAAGGCGTTAAAGGCATTCTGGTTGCTGCTATCGATGTTAACGGGATTATGCCGGCGGTAAGAGAGGCCGCCGCGGCAAACATTCCGGTAATTGCTATTGATGCTGTATTGCCGGCCGGACCTCAGGCGGCGCAGGTCGGTGTTGATAATATCGAAGGCGGTAGAATTATTGGTAAATACTTCGTTGACTATGTGCAGAAAGAGATGGGTGGCCAGGCGCGGTTGGGTATCGTCGGTGCCTTGAACTCGGCGATTCAGAACCAACGGCAGAAGGGATTCGAAGAGACGCTGAAAAGTAATCCGAAAATTACCATCGCTAACGTCGTCGATGGGCAAAACGTGCAGGATAAAGCGATGACCGCAGCGGAAAACCTGATTACCGGCAACCCTGATCTGACGGCGATATATGCCACCGGCGAACCCGCGCTGTTGGGGGCGATTGCCGCGGTGGAAAACCAGGGACGTCAAAAAGATATTAAAGTTTTTGGCTGGGATCTGACGGCGAAGGCGATTTCGGGTATTGACAGCGGCTACGTTACCGCAGTGCTGCAGCAGGATCCGGAACAGATGGGGGCAGAGGCCCTGAAAGCGCTGAACAGCATCACTTCAGGTAAAACCGTGCCGAAAACCATTCTGGTTCCGGCCACGGTGGTGACTAAAGCAAACGTTGATAGCTACCGTTCGCTGTTCAAGTAA
- a CDS encoding LacI family DNA-binding transcriptional regulator has product MAQEMSIKRVLLSDVAKLAGLSKATLSRYMNNSIVLPQETINRIETAIHELDYRGNSLARRLSKGGSETLGLVLPDITNPFFAELADAAEEAASASGYSLVLCITRNNPEKECQFIRWLDTCQVDGLLFTTNRPDNGLLRKEIQRHERIVLLDEDIPGSKVPKVFADNVQGGRIATEKLLAAGHRHIAFVGGPDKLMSVRERYQGFCTAMEQAGLSCPPEWVMYGEYQREFGQQALEYLFSQAVRPTAVFAASDYLVLGLLDGLRANGLQAPAALSLVGFDDANYADFTQPRISTIRQPARELGRTAVNIILRLLNNEKDIPAETRLPVEWISRDSIKIC; this is encoded by the coding sequence ATGGCGCAGGAAATGAGTATAAAACGCGTATTGTTATCCGATGTGGCAAAGCTGGCGGGACTGTCGAAGGCCACCCTGTCGCGCTATATGAACAACAGTATTGTGCTGCCGCAGGAAACCATCAATCGCATCGAAACAGCTATCCACGAACTGGACTATCGTGGCAATAGCCTTGCACGCCGCCTCAGCAAGGGGGGTAGCGAAACTCTTGGCCTGGTGCTACCTGATATTACCAACCCTTTCTTTGCTGAACTGGCCGATGCCGCTGAAGAAGCCGCCTCTGCCAGCGGCTACAGCCTGGTGCTGTGCATCACCCGCAATAACCCGGAAAAAGAGTGTCAATTCATTCGCTGGCTGGATACCTGCCAGGTCGATGGCCTGTTGTTCACCACTAACCGCCCCGATAACGGCCTGCTGCGTAAAGAAATCCAACGTCACGAACGCATTGTGCTGCTGGATGAGGACATACCCGGTAGTAAGGTACCGAAAGTTTTTGCTGATAACGTGCAAGGCGGGCGGATTGCCACAGAAAAGCTGCTCGCCGCCGGGCATCGCCATATTGCCTTCGTCGGCGGGCCTGACAAGCTGATGAGCGTCCGCGAACGTTATCAGGGGTTCTGCACCGCTATGGAGCAGGCCGGTCTGAGCTGTCCACCTGAATGGGTCATGTACGGCGAATACCAGCGTGAGTTCGGCCAACAGGCGCTGGAATATCTGTTTAGCCAAGCGGTTCGCCCTACTGCCGTCTTTGCCGCCAGCGACTATCTGGTGCTGGGACTGCTCGACGGGCTGCGCGCCAACGGACTACAGGCACCAGCGGCATTGTCGCTAGTCGGCTTCGATGACGCCAACTATGCCGATTTTACCCAGCCGCGTATCTCAACCATCCGTCAGCCCGCACGTGAACTGGGCCGCACCGCAGTGAATATCATCCTGCGCCTGCTGAACAACGAGAAAGACATCCCCGCAGAAACCCGCCTGCCGGTCGAATGGATTAGCCGCGATTCAATCAAGATTTGTTAA
- a CDS encoding ATP-binding cassette domain-containing protein: MINITKTYGSIRSLRGVNLELAPGEVLGLVGDNGAGKSTLTKVLSGAVIPTSGTIRIDGEQHQFTNPADSRRCHIEMVYQDLSLCDTVDVAGNLFMGREPMKSVLGIPFLDEAKMHADAREMLKGLGISIPDTRLLVRNLSGGQRQAIAIARAAAFAPKVLIMDEPTAALAVAEVEAVLELIRRVSARGVSVILITHRLQDLFLVCDRIMVMYEGTNVADRRVADTSLSDIVNLIVGEKFTAHSAAAH, encoded by the coding sequence ATGATCAATATCACCAAGACCTATGGGTCGATACGTTCACTGCGCGGTGTCAACCTGGAGCTGGCTCCGGGCGAAGTACTGGGCTTAGTGGGCGATAACGGCGCGGGGAAATCAACCCTGACCAAGGTGCTGTCTGGTGCGGTGATCCCCACCAGCGGCACGATCCGTATCGACGGCGAACAGCACCAGTTTACCAATCCTGCGGATTCTCGGCGCTGCCATATCGAGATGGTGTATCAGGATCTGTCGCTATGTGACACGGTCGATGTCGCGGGCAATCTGTTTATGGGCCGCGAACCGATGAAATCAGTGCTCGGCATCCCCTTTCTCGACGAAGCCAAAATGCACGCCGATGCCCGTGAGATGTTAAAAGGGCTGGGAATTTCCATTCCCGATACCCGCCTACTGGTCCGTAATCTCTCCGGCGGCCAGCGCCAGGCTATAGCCATCGCCCGCGCGGCGGCTTTTGCCCCTAAAGTGCTGATTATGGATGAACCAACCGCCGCGCTCGCCGTCGCGGAAGTAGAAGCGGTTCTGGAGCTCATCCGTCGCGTTTCTGCTCGCGGTGTGAGCGTGATTCTGATTACCCACCGCCTGCAGGACCTGTTCCTGGTCTGTGACCGGATCATGGTGATGTATGAAGGTACCAACGTCGCCGATCGGCGGGTGGCCGACACCAGCCTGAGCGATATCGTCAACCTGATAGTGGGCGAAAAATTCACCGCTCACTCTGCGGCTGCACACTGA
- a CDS encoding ABC transporter permease, translated as MNLSSSRMIQHSLPRRLLHNHSGVVSIALFFVFCCVVFSLITSNFLTGTNWLNIIRQSAPLLIVATAMTLVITTGGIDLSVGSTLALVGALSAIALNNWGLPWPVVLLGGLLLGGLVGAINGFFIAYEGIPAFIVTLATLAVVRGIALLVTQGYSIPVPADSLFTFIGRAWVMSIPMPALIGIMILVIGHIVLNHMRFGRYVTAIGANAEGARRSGINTKAVTMKVYIISGMAAALAGMIITARLGSGSSNQGEGFELQVIAAVVLGSTSLFGGFGTIIGTLLGALSIAVIQNGLILSHISPFYTQIATGTIILLAIWLNTRILNPTRSAAKG; from the coding sequence ATGAACTTAAGCAGCTCCCGCATGATCCAGCATTCGCTGCCGCGACGCCTGCTGCATAACCACTCGGGCGTAGTCAGCATCGCTCTGTTTTTCGTCTTCTGTTGCGTGGTGTTTTCACTGATCACCAGTAACTTCCTCACCGGCACCAACTGGCTGAATATCATCCGTCAGAGCGCCCCGCTGCTGATCGTCGCGACCGCAATGACCCTGGTGATTACGACAGGTGGTATAGACCTGTCGGTTGGCTCCACCCTTGCGCTGGTCGGCGCGCTCTCCGCTATCGCCCTGAACAACTGGGGACTGCCGTGGCCGGTGGTTCTGCTCGGTGGTCTGTTGCTCGGCGGGCTGGTTGGCGCAATCAACGGTTTCTTCATTGCTTATGAAGGGATACCGGCGTTTATCGTCACCCTCGCCACCCTGGCTGTAGTACGGGGTATCGCGCTGCTGGTGACTCAGGGCTACTCGATTCCTGTTCCCGCTGACAGCCTGTTTACCTTTATCGGCCGCGCCTGGGTGATGAGTATCCCGATGCCGGCGCTGATTGGCATTATGATTCTGGTTATCGGGCATATCGTACTGAACCATATGCGCTTTGGCCGCTACGTTACGGCTATCGGCGCCAACGCCGAAGGCGCACGCCGCAGCGGGATTAACACCAAGGCAGTGACGATGAAGGTATACATCATCAGCGGAATGGCCGCTGCACTGGCAGGAATGATTATTACCGCCCGTCTCGGCAGCGGCTCCTCCAACCAAGGCGAAGGCTTCGAACTGCAGGTGATCGCCGCCGTTGTTCTTGGCAGCACCAGTCTGTTTGGCGGCTTCGGCACCATTATCGGCACACTGTTGGGCGCGCTGTCGATTGCGGTGATTCAGAACGGGCTGATCCTGTCGCATATCTCGCCGTTCTACACTCAGATAGCCACCGGCACCATTATCCTGCTGGCTATCTGGCTGAACACCCGCATTCTCAACCCCACGCGCTCTGCGGCAAAAGGATAG
- a CDS encoding phosphotriesterase family protein: protein MKGSIFRHPIPLPVGVSSGYVMTVLGPLPINEMGVTLMHEHILLDASGKWVPPCCCSDRHLAEMPVKIENLGELSLNPLMSRDNCQLFDVDVAIEELTKYRALGGETVVDPTNIGIGRDPQALARIARLTGLNIIMGTGLYLEPSHPEWVKNSSVEQLTERLIYDLGGAEEKPAVLAGLIGEIGISSRFTSDEEKSLRAAGRASAATGVPIEVHLPGWERLGHRVLDILEQEGADLRHTVLCHMNPSFADKRYQRELAQRGAFLEYDMIGMSYYYADESAQSPSDEENARAIRELIDDGYIQQILLSQDVFLKTMLTRYGGHGYGYILKHFVPRLRRHGVSGEQLETLMIGNPQRVFGG, encoded by the coding sequence ATGAAAGGATCAATTTTTCGCCACCCTATTCCGTTGCCGGTAGGCGTCAGCAGCGGTTACGTAATGACGGTGCTGGGCCCGCTGCCTATTAACGAGATGGGCGTCACGCTGATGCATGAGCATATCCTGCTGGATGCCTCCGGCAAATGGGTGCCACCTTGCTGCTGTAGCGATCGCCATCTTGCCGAAATGCCCGTGAAAATAGAGAACCTCGGCGAACTGTCGCTCAATCCACTGATGAGCCGTGATAACTGTCAGCTGTTTGATGTCGACGTGGCAATTGAAGAACTGACCAAATATCGCGCCCTTGGCGGGGAAACGGTGGTCGATCCGACCAATATCGGTATTGGCCGCGATCCGCAAGCGCTGGCGCGCATCGCTCGCCTGACCGGACTGAACATTATTATGGGTACCGGACTCTATCTGGAACCGTCGCATCCCGAGTGGGTAAAAAACAGCAGCGTCGAGCAGTTGACCGAACGGCTGATCTACGACCTCGGCGGTGCGGAGGAGAAGCCGGCAGTGCTCGCCGGGCTGATCGGTGAAATCGGTATCTCCAGCCGCTTTACGTCAGATGAAGAGAAGTCGCTGCGCGCCGCAGGCCGGGCAAGTGCCGCGACCGGTGTGCCGATCGAAGTTCATCTGCCAGGCTGGGAACGGCTCGGCCATCGAGTGCTGGATATTCTCGAACAGGAAGGCGCCGATCTACGCCATACGGTGCTGTGCCATATGAATCCCAGCTTTGCCGATAAGCGCTACCAGCGCGAACTGGCGCAACGCGGAGCGTTTCTCGAATACGACATGATCGGCATGAGCTACTACTACGCCGACGAGTCGGCGCAATCCCCCTCTGACGAGGAGAACGCTCGTGCCATTCGCGAGCTGATTGACGACGGCTATATCCAGCAGATTTTGCTATCGCAGGATGTGTTCCTGAAAACCATGCTCACCCGCTATGGCGGTCACGGCTACGGCTACATACTCAAGCATTTTGTTCCTCGCTTGCGGCGCCATGGCGTCAGCGGCGAACAACTCGAAACCTTGATGATTGGAAATCCCCAACGGGTCTTTGGCGGATAA
- a CDS encoding glutamine amidotransferase, whose amino-acid sequence MQKKILLVGESWTSTSTHVKGFDQFATATWHTGATDFLAALADSDYAITYMPAHAAATEFPLTQEALRQWDAIILSDIGANTLLLHPDTWLKSCRTANRLTLLHDYVAAGGALMMIGGYYSFQGINGGARYRNTAVEKVLPVRCLAWDDRVETPEGCYAEVTGSHALFNDMPGEWPWLLGYNEVEMHPQGKLLATIAGTDHPLLAVREYQQGRSLVWTSDMSAHWLPAEFAKWPGYRQLWINCLDWLTERD is encoded by the coding sequence ATGCAGAAGAAAATTTTACTGGTGGGTGAATCCTGGACCAGCACTTCAACACACGTTAAAGGCTTCGATCAGTTTGCTACCGCCACCTGGCATACCGGCGCAACGGATTTCCTGGCCGCGCTGGCAGATAGCGACTATGCCATTACCTATATGCCTGCCCACGCGGCAGCGACCGAGTTTCCGCTAACGCAGGAAGCATTACGGCAATGGGATGCCATTATCCTGTCGGATATCGGTGCCAATACGTTGCTGCTGCATCCGGATACCTGGCTGAAAAGCTGCCGTACCGCCAATCGTCTGACGCTACTGCATGATTATGTTGCGGCTGGTGGTGCGCTGATGATGATTGGCGGCTATTACAGCTTCCAGGGAATTAACGGCGGCGCGCGCTATCGCAATACCGCAGTGGAGAAGGTGCTGCCAGTACGCTGCCTGGCATGGGATGATCGTGTTGAAACTCCGGAAGGTTGCTATGCCGAAGTGACGGGATCTCACGCGCTGTTTAACGATATGCCGGGCGAATGGCCGTGGCTGCTGGGTTATAACGAAGTGGAAATGCATCCGCAGGGCAAACTGTTGGCTACGATCGCCGGTACCGATCATCCGCTGCTGGCCGTTCGCGAATATCAACAGGGGCGCTCGCTGGTATGGACTAGCGATATGTCCGCACATTGGCTGCCAGCAGAGTTCGCCAAATGGCCCGGCTACCGCCAACTGTGGATTAACTGCCTCGACTGGCTGACGGAACGCGACTGA
- a CDS encoding M20 family metallopeptidase: MTTTLELARQLLGFNTINPPGNEVDCMQFFADWLRESGFEVSLSSFGEGRCNLIARLPGATTGKPLAFTGHLDTVPLGNAQWQYDPFGSQMDDGRLYGRGASDMKAAIAAFAIACLRQRKDIIAGHGVVLLITGGEETGCDGARALIESETMPAIGALIVGEPTANYPVIGHKGALWLRCETRGKTAHGAMPELGINAIYLAADALGKIQHFSPGAPHPLMKQPTLNVGRIEGGLNINSVPDHTRFDVDIRSTPNLQHATIRQQLTTLLGKSVTVSTLIDLPAVLSEEDSVWIKQVYQRCQPLHEKPLQPRVVPYFTDASLLLPALGNPPCIILGPGEPSMAHQTDEYCLLSRIDEAEQLYGEIIRDWMCST, from the coding sequence ATGACCACCACCCTAGAACTGGCCCGGCAACTGCTGGGCTTTAACACCATTAACCCGCCAGGCAACGAAGTCGATTGCATGCAGTTCTTTGCCGATTGGCTTCGCGAGAGCGGCTTTGAGGTTTCTCTGTCGTCGTTCGGTGAGGGACGCTGCAATCTGATCGCCAGGTTGCCAGGGGCGACGACAGGTAAACCGCTGGCTTTTACCGGCCATCTGGATACCGTTCCGCTCGGCAATGCGCAGTGGCAGTACGATCCTTTCGGTTCACAGATGGATGATGGGCGCCTTTACGGACGCGGAGCCAGCGATATGAAAGCGGCGATAGCGGCGTTTGCCATCGCCTGCCTTCGGCAGCGAAAAGACATTATCGCCGGGCATGGTGTGGTATTGCTGATCACCGGCGGGGAGGAAACCGGCTGTGACGGCGCACGGGCGTTGATCGAGTCAGAGACGATGCCGGCGATTGGCGCGCTGATCGTTGGTGAACCCACCGCCAATTATCCGGTTATCGGACATAAAGGCGCGCTCTGGCTACGCTGCGAAACGCGGGGGAAAACGGCGCACGGCGCGATGCCCGAACTGGGGATTAATGCTATCTATCTGGCGGCGGATGCCTTGGGTAAGATACAACACTTTTCACCAGGTGCACCGCATCCACTGATGAAGCAGCCCACGCTTAACGTCGGACGCATCGAAGGTGGGCTAAATATCAACTCCGTTCCGGATCACACGCGTTTTGATGTGGACATTCGCAGCACACCCAATTTACAGCACGCCACCATTCGACAGCAGTTGACCACGCTGCTTGGCAAGAGCGTCACGGTTTCCACGCTGATCGATCTGCCGGCGGTACTGAGCGAAGAAGATAGCGTATGGATAAAGCAGGTTTATCAGCGCTGTCAGCCACTGCACGAAAAGCCGCTGCAACCTCGCGTGGTCCCCTACTTTACCGACGCATCCCTGCTGCTGCCGGCGTTGGGAAATCCACCCTGTATTATTCTCGGTCCCGGGGAGCCGTCAATGGCCCACCAAACCGACGAATACTGCCTGCTCAGCCGAATAGACGAGGCTGAGCAGCTATACGGAGAGATTATTCGCGACTGGATGTGTAGCACCTGA
- a CDS encoding tautomerase family protein, whose amino-acid sequence MPGITLTLSGLKNQKLTKQCVLLATQITCDVLNKNSFETMVIVRHVDDDDWFIDGKSLAEWGKNSFRLEVTVVDETCSKDQKAAYQKAIYQAMEQAIGNLHPQSNVHIIDCKAASYGYTGITQEYRYQHKEQFYTP is encoded by the coding sequence ATGCCAGGTATAACCCTGACGCTGTCTGGCTTAAAGAATCAAAAACTCACCAAACAGTGTGTACTGCTAGCCACTCAAATCACCTGTGATGTTTTAAACAAAAATAGCTTCGAAACAATGGTCATAGTGAGACATGTCGATGACGATGACTGGTTTATTGATGGCAAAAGTCTGGCTGAGTGGGGGAAAAACTCGTTCAGGCTGGAGGTAACCGTCGTGGATGAAACCTGTAGCAAAGACCAGAAAGCGGCATACCAAAAAGCGATTTATCAGGCGATGGAACAAGCGATTGGTAACTTACATCCTCAGTCGAACGTTCATATCATCGACTGTAAAGCGGCCTCATACGGTTACACGGGGATCACTCAAGAATATCGCTACCAGCATAAAGAGCAGTTTTACACCCCATAA
- the trpS gene encoding tryptophan--tRNA ligase has translation MNSKSIILTGDRPTGPLHLGHFVGSLRQRVALQRDYQQFVLIADLQGLTDNGSNPQKIRDNIPEVLADYLAAGIDPSLTTLCLQSALPALAELTALYMNIVTVARVERNPTVKNEIIQKGFARSLPVGFLVYPISQAADITAFKADRVPVGDDQLPMIEQTNEIVHKMNSLFPEPVLRHCKAMLSETSRLPGIDGNAKMSKSLGNTLLLSASEETIHRAVGAMYTDANHLKVTDPGQVTGNMVFTYLDAFHSDKAKVAEMKAHYQRGGLGDRTCKNELEMCLQELIAPMRELRATYIQDKGMLMALLKKGSERAHEVTQSTLQEVKRGLGVPVF, from the coding sequence ATGAACAGCAAATCCATTATTCTTACCGGCGATCGCCCTACTGGTCCGCTGCATCTGGGTCACTTTGTTGGCTCACTGCGCCAGCGCGTCGCCCTGCAACGAGATTATCAACAGTTTGTGTTGATCGCAGACCTGCAGGGGCTGACGGATAACGGCAGCAATCCGCAAAAAATTCGAGACAATATTCCCGAAGTTCTGGCAGATTATCTCGCCGCGGGTATCGATCCCTCGCTCACCACCCTCTGTCTGCAATCCGCACTCCCGGCCCTTGCCGAACTGACCGCGCTGTATATGAACATCGTTACCGTGGCGCGGGTGGAGCGTAATCCAACGGTAAAAAATGAAATAATACAAAAAGGGTTTGCACGGTCATTACCGGTCGGTTTTCTTGTCTATCCCATCAGCCAGGCGGCAGACATTACCGCCTTCAAAGCTGATAGAGTCCCGGTCGGCGACGATCAATTACCGATGATCGAACAGACTAACGAAATCGTCCATAAGATGAATAGCCTGTTCCCCGAACCTGTTTTGCGCCATTGCAAGGCGATGTTGAGCGAAACCAGCCGCCTTCCGGGTATCGACGGTAACGCCAAAATGTCTAAATCATTGGGCAATACTCTGCTCCTTTCCGCCAGCGAGGAGACCATCCACCGCGCGGTTGGCGCAATGTACACCGACGCCAATCATCTGAAAGTGACCGACCCGGGGCAGGTAACCGGCAATATGGTCTTCACCTATCTGGATGCGTTTCATAGCGATAAAGCCAAGGTCGCGGAGATGAAGGCACATTATCAACGGGGTGGTCTGGGTGACCGGACATGCAAAAATGAGCTTGAAATGTGTTTACAAGAGCTGATTGCGCCTATGCGCGAGCTTCGTGCAACTTATATTCAGGACAAAGGCATGCTGATGGCACTGTTAAAGAAAGGCAGCGAACGGGCACATGAAGTCACGCAGAGCACTTTGCAGGAAGTGAAACGCGGGTTGGGTGTTCCGGTGTTCTGA